The Nycticebus coucang isolate mNycCou1 chromosome 2, mNycCou1.pri, whole genome shotgun sequence genome includes a window with the following:
- the ARHGEF39 gene encoding rho guanine nucleotide exchange factor 39 isoform X2: MENLGLGTRCPLQEQRARWERKRACTVRELLETERRYQEQLGLVATYFLGILKAKGTLRPPERQALFGSWELIYDASQQLLPYLEGRYWGPGLEGFCRHLELYTQFAANADRSQATLQEQLKKNKCFRRFVRLQESRPEFGGLQLQDLLSLPLQRLQQYENLVVALAENTGPNSPDYKQLTWAARLISETAQRVHTIDQKQKNDQHLRRVQALLSGRQAKGLTSGRWFLRQGWLLVVPPYGEPRPRMFFLFSDVLLMAKPRPPLHLLQSGTFACKALYPMAQCQLHKVFGHSGGPCGGLLSLSFPHEKLLLMSTDQEELSRWYHSLTLAISQKN, translated from the exons ATGGAGAACCTCGGACTCGGCACCCGGTGTCCATTGCAGGAGCAGCGTGCCCGCTGGGAGCGGAAACGCGCCTGCACCGTCCGGGAGCTGCTGGAGACTGAGCGGCGCTACCAGGAACAGCTGGGGCTTGTGGCCACG TACTTTTTGGGGATCCTGAAAGCCAAAGGGACCCTGCGACCACCAGAGCGCCAGGCCTTATTTGGGTCCTGGGAACTCATCTACGATGCTAGCCA ACAGCTGCTTCCCTACCTGGAGGGACGATACTGGGGCCCCGGGCTGGAGGGCTTCTGCCGCCACCTGGAGCTCTACACCCAATTTGCTGCCAACGCAGATCGGTCCCAGGCCACCCTGCAG GAGcaactaaagaaaaacaaatgtttccGGAGGTTCGTTAGGCTTCAGGAAAGCCGCCCTGAGTTTGGGGGCCTTCAGCTCCAGGAcctgctctctctgcctctgcagcGACTCCAGCA GTATGAGAATCTCGTTGTTGCTTTGGCTGAAAACACAGGTCCCAACAGCCCTGACTACAAGCAGCTCACAT GGGCTGCCCGGCTGATAAGTGAGACAGCCCAGAGAGTACACACCATTGATCAGAAACAGAAGAATGACCAGCACCTCCGGCGTGTCCAGGCTCTGCTCAGTGGACGCCAGGCAAAGGGGCTTACCTCAG GGCGCTGGTTCCTACGCCAGGGCTGGCTGCTGGTGGTGCCTCCATATGGGGAGCCTCGACCCCGCatgttcttcctcttctctgaTGTGCTCCTCATGGCCAAGCCCCGACCTCCATTGCACCTGCTGCAGAGTGGCACCTTTGCCTGCAAGGCCCTCTACCCCATGGCTCAGTGTCAACTCCACAAAGTGTTTGGCCACTCAGGAGGCCCTTGTGGTGGATTGCTCAGT CTGTCCTTCCCTCATGAGAAGCTACTGCTCATGTCCACAGACCAGGAAGAGTTGTCACGCTGGTACCACAGTCTGACTTTGGCTATTAG CCAGAAGAACTAG
- the CCDC107 gene encoding coiled-coil domain-containing protein 107 isoform X3: MAGVVSLSGLLGLLLVSALPRVLGARASPDIRAHPGDPAQVHSEATEPRKRPPPKDQRERARAGALPLGALYTAAVVAFVLYKCLQGKEEATVLQEEAGKKQSLQLERQLAQLTQQVTQTEQHLNNLMAQLDPLFERVTTLAGAQQELLNMKLWTIHQLLQDNKQDKGMEVPEPVFGWGWV; this comes from the exons ATGGCGGGGGTGGTCTCGCTCTCAGGCTTGCTGGGGCTGCTACTCGTGTCTGCGCTGCCCAGGGTCCTCGGAGCCCGCGCCAGCCCCGACATCCGGGCACACCCAG GGGACCCAGCCCAGGTCCACTCTGAGGCCACAGAACCCCGGAAGCGGCCGCCACCCAAGGACCAGCGCGAGCGGGCCCGGGCTGGGGCGCTGCCTTTGGGGGCGCTGTACACTGCGGCCGTCGTGGCTTTCGTGCTATACAAGTGTTTGCAG GGAAAAGAGGAGGCCACAGTTCTCCAAGAGGAGGCAGGCAAGAAGCAATCACTGCAGTTAG AGCGACAGCTGGCTCAGCTGACACAACAAGTGACCCAGACAGAGCAGCACCTGAACAATTTGATGGCCCAGCTGGACCCCCTTTTTGAGCG TGTGACCACTCTTGCTGGAGCCCAGCAGGAACTTCTGAACATGAAGCTATGGACCATCCACCAGCTGCTACAAGATAACAAACAAGACAAGGGCATGGAGGTTCCAGAACCAG tttttggctggggctgggtttga
- the SIT1 gene encoding LOW QUALITY PROTEIN: signaling threshold-regulating transmembrane adapter 1 (The sequence of the model RefSeq protein was modified relative to this genomic sequence to represent the inferred CDS: deleted 2 bases in 1 codon), whose amino-acid sequence MNRTSRWLWALCSWTALTSAAMSRSDNCTDLLVLGIPRVTQAWGLWALLGVVTLLLLISLAAHLSQWSRGWSRSHLGQGRSGGSVEEVPLYGNLYYLQTARLNQEPGPDQQAPSPGGPARAAEEVMCYTSLQLRPPLGRIPTPGTPIKYSEVVLDSEPKPQTSGTEPELYASVCAQTRRARASFPDQAYANSQPAAS is encoded by the exons ATGAACCGGACCAGCCGTTGGCTCTGGGCACTGTGCTCATGGACT GCTCTCACATCAGCAGCCATGAGCAGAAGTGACAACTGCACGGATCTACTAGTGCTGG GTATTCCCCGCGTAACCCAGGCTTGGGGACTGTGGGCCCTCTTAGGGGTTGTGACGCTGCTGCTTCTCATCTCATTGGCTGCCCACTTGTCCCAGTGGAgcagaggctggagcaggagccATCTGGGACAGGGACG CTCTGGAGGGTCTGTGGAAGAGGTCCCCCTGTATGGGAACTTGTATTATCTCCAGACAG CACGGCTAAATCAAGAACCAGGGCCAGATCAGCAGGCTCCAAGCCCTGGAGGCCCTGCCAGG GCTGCAGAGGAGGTGATGTGCTACACCAGCCTGCAGCTGCGGCCTCCTCTGGGCCGGATCCCTACTCCCGGGACTCCCATCAAGTACTCCGAGGTGGTGTTGGACTCTGAGCCAAAGCCCCAGACCTCAGGCACGGAGCCCGAGCTCTACGCCTCGGTGTGTGCCCAGACCCGCAGGGCCCGGGCCTCCTTCCCTGACCAGGCCTATGCCAACAGCCAGCCCGCGGCCAGCTGA
- the CCDC107 gene encoding coiled-coil domain-containing protein 107 isoform X4: protein MAGVVSLSGLLGLLLVSALPRVLGARASPDIRAHPGDPAQVHSEATEPRKRPPPKDQRERARAGALPLGALYTAAVVAFVLYKCLQGKEEATVLQEEAGKKQSLQLERQLAQLTQQVTQTEQHLNNLMAQLDPLFERPAGTSEHEAMDHPPAATR, encoded by the exons ATGGCGGGGGTGGTCTCGCTCTCAGGCTTGCTGGGGCTGCTACTCGTGTCTGCGCTGCCCAGGGTCCTCGGAGCCCGCGCCAGCCCCGACATCCGGGCACACCCAG GGGACCCAGCCCAGGTCCACTCTGAGGCCACAGAACCCCGGAAGCGGCCGCCACCCAAGGACCAGCGCGAGCGGGCCCGGGCTGGGGCGCTGCCTTTGGGGGCGCTGTACACTGCGGCCGTCGTGGCTTTCGTGCTATACAAGTGTTTGCAG GGAAAAGAGGAGGCCACAGTTCTCCAAGAGGAGGCAGGCAAGAAGCAATCACTGCAGTTAG AGCGACAGCTGGCTCAGCTGACACAACAAGTGACCCAGACAGAGCAGCACCTGAACAATTTGATGGCCCAGCTGGACCCCCTTTTTGAGCG CCCAGCAGGAACTTCTGAACATGAAGCTATGGACCATCCACCAGCTGCTACAAGATAA
- the ARHGEF39 gene encoding rho guanine nucleotide exchange factor 39 isoform X1: protein MENLGLGTRCPLQEQRARWERKRACTVRELLETERRYQEQLGLVATYFLGILKAKGTLRPPERQALFGSWELIYDASQQLLPYLEGRYWGPGLEGFCRHLELYTQFAANADRSQATLQEQLKKNKCFRRFVRLQESRPEFGGLQLQDLLSLPLQRLQQYENLVVALAENTGPNSPDYKQLTWAARLISETAQRVHTIDQKQKNDQHLRRVQALLSGRQAKGLTSGRWFLRQGWLLVVPPYGEPRPRMFFLFSDVLLMAKPRPPLHLLQSGTFACKALYPMAQCQLHKVFGHSGGPCGGLLSLSFPHEKLLLMSTDQEELSRWYHSLTLAISSQKN from the exons ATGGAGAACCTCGGACTCGGCACCCGGTGTCCATTGCAGGAGCAGCGTGCCCGCTGGGAGCGGAAACGCGCCTGCACCGTCCGGGAGCTGCTGGAGACTGAGCGGCGCTACCAGGAACAGCTGGGGCTTGTGGCCACG TACTTTTTGGGGATCCTGAAAGCCAAAGGGACCCTGCGACCACCAGAGCGCCAGGCCTTATTTGGGTCCTGGGAACTCATCTACGATGCTAGCCA ACAGCTGCTTCCCTACCTGGAGGGACGATACTGGGGCCCCGGGCTGGAGGGCTTCTGCCGCCACCTGGAGCTCTACACCCAATTTGCTGCCAACGCAGATCGGTCCCAGGCCACCCTGCAG GAGcaactaaagaaaaacaaatgtttccGGAGGTTCGTTAGGCTTCAGGAAAGCCGCCCTGAGTTTGGGGGCCTTCAGCTCCAGGAcctgctctctctgcctctgcagcGACTCCAGCA GTATGAGAATCTCGTTGTTGCTTTGGCTGAAAACACAGGTCCCAACAGCCCTGACTACAAGCAGCTCACAT GGGCTGCCCGGCTGATAAGTGAGACAGCCCAGAGAGTACACACCATTGATCAGAAACAGAAGAATGACCAGCACCTCCGGCGTGTCCAGGCTCTGCTCAGTGGACGCCAGGCAAAGGGGCTTACCTCAG GGCGCTGGTTCCTACGCCAGGGCTGGCTGCTGGTGGTGCCTCCATATGGGGAGCCTCGACCCCGCatgttcttcctcttctctgaTGTGCTCCTCATGGCCAAGCCCCGACCTCCATTGCACCTGCTGCAGAGTGGCACCTTTGCCTGCAAGGCCCTCTACCCCATGGCTCAGTGTCAACTCCACAAAGTGTTTGGCCACTCAGGAGGCCCTTGTGGTGGATTGCTCAGT CTGTCCTTCCCTCATGAGAAGCTACTGCTCATGTCCACAGACCAGGAAGAGTTGTCACGCTGGTACCACAGTCTGACTTTGGCTATTAG CAGCCAGAAGAACTAG
- the CCDC107 gene encoding coiled-coil domain-containing protein 107 isoform X2 produces the protein MAGVVSLSGLLGLLLVSALPRVLGARASPDIRAHPGDPAQVHSEATEPRKRPPPKDQRERARAGALPLGALYTAAVVAFVLYKCLQGKEEATVLQEEAGKKQSLQLERQLAQLTQQVTQTEQHLNNLMAQLDPLFERVTTLAGAQQELLNMKLWTIHQLLQDNKQDKGMEVPEPEASTPFPEDFLEDEEETINGSTETWNLDTSLGVEQGLRRRCSRAAAKGPIRPSWEGETTAEGLVKQSLFL, from the exons ATGGCGGGGGTGGTCTCGCTCTCAGGCTTGCTGGGGCTGCTACTCGTGTCTGCGCTGCCCAGGGTCCTCGGAGCCCGCGCCAGCCCCGACATCCGGGCACACCCAG GGGACCCAGCCCAGGTCCACTCTGAGGCCACAGAACCCCGGAAGCGGCCGCCACCCAAGGACCAGCGCGAGCGGGCCCGGGCTGGGGCGCTGCCTTTGGGGGCGCTGTACACTGCGGCCGTCGTGGCTTTCGTGCTATACAAGTGTTTGCAG GGAAAAGAGGAGGCCACAGTTCTCCAAGAGGAGGCAGGCAAGAAGCAATCACTGCAGTTAG AGCGACAGCTGGCTCAGCTGACACAACAAGTGACCCAGACAGAGCAGCACCTGAACAATTTGATGGCCCAGCTGGACCCCCTTTTTGAGCG TGTGACCACTCTTGCTGGAGCCCAGCAGGAACTTCTGAACATGAAGCTATGGACCATCCACCAGCTGCTACAAGATAACAAACAAGACAAGGGCATGGAGGTTCCAGAACCAG AAGCCAGCACACCCTTTCCTGAGGACTTCCTAGAGGACGAGGAGGAGACCATAAATGGGAGCACAGAGACATGGAACCTAGATACTTCCTTGGGGGTGGAGCAGGGACTAAGGAGAAGATGCAGCAGGGCTGCAGCAAAGGGCCCCATTCGCCCCAGTTGGGAAGGTGAGACAACAGCTGAGGGTTTAGTAAAACAAAGTCTGTTCTTGTGA
- the CCDC107 gene encoding coiled-coil domain-containing protein 107 isoform X1 has protein sequence MAGVVSLSGLLGLLLVSALPRVLGARASPDIRAHPGDPAQVHSEATEPRKRPPPKDQRERARAGALPLGALYTAAVVAFVLYKCLQGKEEATVLQEEAGKKQSLQLERQLAQLTQQVTQTEQHLNNLMAQLDPLFERVTTLAGAQQELLNMKLWTIHQLLQDNKQDKGMEVPEPGTGLREASTPFPEDFLEDEEETINGSTETWNLDTSLGVEQGLRRRCSRAAAKGPIRPSWEGETTAEGLVKQSLFL, from the exons ATGGCGGGGGTGGTCTCGCTCTCAGGCTTGCTGGGGCTGCTACTCGTGTCTGCGCTGCCCAGGGTCCTCGGAGCCCGCGCCAGCCCCGACATCCGGGCACACCCAG GGGACCCAGCCCAGGTCCACTCTGAGGCCACAGAACCCCGGAAGCGGCCGCCACCCAAGGACCAGCGCGAGCGGGCCCGGGCTGGGGCGCTGCCTTTGGGGGCGCTGTACACTGCGGCCGTCGTGGCTTTCGTGCTATACAAGTGTTTGCAG GGAAAAGAGGAGGCCACAGTTCTCCAAGAGGAGGCAGGCAAGAAGCAATCACTGCAGTTAG AGCGACAGCTGGCTCAGCTGACACAACAAGTGACCCAGACAGAGCAGCACCTGAACAATTTGATGGCCCAGCTGGACCCCCTTTTTGAGCG TGTGACCACTCTTGCTGGAGCCCAGCAGGAACTTCTGAACATGAAGCTATGGACCATCCACCAGCTGCTACAAGATAACAAACAAGACAAGGGCATGGAGGTTCCAGAACCAGGTACAGGGTTGAGAG AAGCCAGCACACCCTTTCCTGAGGACTTCCTAGAGGACGAGGAGGAGACCATAAATGGGAGCACAGAGACATGGAACCTAGATACTTCCTTGGGGGTGGAGCAGGGACTAAGGAGAAGATGCAGCAGGGCTGCAGCAAAGGGCCCCATTCGCCCCAGTTGGGAAGGTGAGACAACAGCTGAGGGTTTAGTAAAACAAAGTCTGTTCTTGTGA